The DNA window atccctggtgtaGATCAATGatgtatatatacacaatatGACTTAGAGGGGCCCTGTTTTGAAGACACCGTGTCTCCATCTTGCGCAGCCCCGGGTTATATAATGGAGGCAGAGACTCCTCTTGGACAGATACTGAACGATCCAGTAATCCCTCCAGATTTACAGCAAAagcttcagagacagagagagggtccagagaatatatatatatgagactCTGAGGTCAAAAGtcatcaaccctaaccctagccccatCATCTAATAGGCAGGGATAGGACAATACCATGTCATAAACTCATCCACTCCCTCCCATGTTAAGTTGCTCCTCATGTTTTTAGTGAGACATAGCACGTCGCTTCTGATCCCATATAAAACCCTTCAGCCTGGCTTTTGACCTAAAGCTGTTGCTGACACATCATTGTCAATTCACCAGAAAATGCATTAGAAGCCACAGGCACTTTTACTCATCCAAATTGTCACACTATGATGAAAAGGTAAATTCTGGAAGCTTGCTATCAGATCGCAACCATAAAGGAACCTTATTGCCTTCATtgtcattacatcatcatcaTTTCTTCATACTCATTCTCCACCATCCCGACTTTCGACTTTCAATAGTTTCCCAAAGCCACAGTCAACTACAAGTTTTTGAAAATCCAACTTCAACAGGCTTACCTTCTGGGAGATGGTCTTTCCAGCAGGTAGCTCCACGGCCAGACCCAGATCAGAGAGTCGGCACTGGCCAAAGCTGTCCAGCAGCACGTTCTCGGGCTTCATGTCACGATATATGATATCCATTTCATGCAGATGAAGAATGCCTGTGCAGATCTGCGCTGTGTAGTAGATGATACGTGGCATCTCGATACCCTTGGTCTTCTCACTGACGTAATAGATGTGATACCTGAGGTCACCGCCGTTCATCAGGGTCATGACAAGGCACAGGTGGGTCTTGGTGTCATAGGCGTAGGCCAGGTTGACAAGAAACAGGCTGTTGACCTTTTCCAGGATCTGCTTCTCCAGCAGGGCCATCTTCTCACCATGTTTCTTCTTCAGGCGCTTCTTGCACAGCTTCTTGCAGGCGTACATCTGGCCTGTGTTCTTCACCTGTACGGCACATACCTGGACAGAGGGAGACCGTGGGTTAGAAGGACTCTTGAATACCTCAGCAGTACCCTAAGGGCTGGATAAATGGCACCTTGTGACACTCAGATTTGATACTGACACATGACGCTTGAACAGGGAGACATTTGGAGTTTCCATTGAGAATTCTCTCATCTTGTAGAACAACTTGATAATGATACAAGCTTGAAAGTATGCATAGAGTAGTAGCGAGTGATGAAACTGATTCTGTACTTTAGGAATTAAGAACCGTGGGTCATCTCTTGTGGGGGATTAATGAGAGATTAGCTCTTTGCAAGTTAACTGAGGTGTACTTTGTACTGATAGACGCTGCATCAGTGAAACTATGGGAACGACTATATGGGATTAGTAATTGATTCTGTACATAATTCTTTATTTTGTGAATTGTCCTGTTGCCACATGTGTTTTACATTCATTAAAGAGATACTATTGCAGATACATATTACTGACACGTAGTCATTTTGCCAGTGTTGCAAAGACATGATGCTGCTGTATTGGTTTCTGCATGCTTACCTCTCCGAAACCTCCCTTACCCAGAGTTCTGAACTCATAAAAGGTTTTATCACTGATGGGCTGCTTCTCGTACTCCTTCCACTGCAGGAATTTGTCAAAGAAGGGGCTAGTTTGGTAGTCCGTGAAGGGCTTGTCTTTCAGAAACTCCCGTGTGGCTTCCTTCACCTTGACATTCATCACTTCGTCAAAGTCATTGTCCGTCACTGCCTTACACTTGTCGGCTACCTCCCCAGTGAGGTAGGTCAGAAAGTTATTGGAGTCGGCCTTGCAAAACTTTTTCATCATGTTCGCCCTCTGCTTATCCTTGTCAGCACCTTCCGCCAGATCCCAGTCATTCAGCTCGTCCAGGTACTCAGCGGCATTGATGTACTCTGGGGTAGCAGTCAGGAACTGCCGGAAGAACTTCTTGCCGATTGGCTGCCTCTCACAGAGCGACTCAAAGTTCTTATCAATGGTAGTCCGGATGGTGGCACACTGCTCGGCCAGGGGCAGTGACAAACTCCGACGACGCTTTTTCATCTCCTTGTCGTCGCCACCCTGGGCTTTCAGGTAGGCCGTGTTGGCCACCAGGTTATCCAATCCCCCCATGTCACACATCTTGGTGGCTTTGTCTGGTCTATCCCCCCTACGTGACTGGGTTCTTCAGCAGTTCCTTAGGATCGCTTGCTCTGTGCAGTGTGCTTTCtgagtgtgcgtgtctgtgtgtgtgcaactCGCTCCAAAGACTGGATGCGAATGAGCGGCAACAACACACGTACCTGCAGACCTAAGACACACCCAGTAATTACTCCTTTAGAATTAAATACCTGGGAGGGATTTTGGCTTAAGGATCTTTGTGTTGTCTATTCGCAGATGCTGTTCACGGAAAGGGAACTGTAAGAAGGTTCTCTCCTAAGAGGCTTTATGGTTCGCTATATTTGGCCCGGTGTCGACCTGTGACTATTGGAGGAGCGTTGGGTTCTGTTGACTAAACACTTAGGTTGAGatgatgaggagagaagaggatctGTCTGCACATACTCATACAACACATATACTCAT is part of the Oncorhynchus keta strain PuntledgeMale-10-30-2019 chromosome 15, Oket_V2, whole genome shotgun sequence genome and encodes:
- the LOC118377403 gene encoding rhodopsin kinase grk7a-like, with the protein product MCDMGGLDNLVANTAYLKAQGGDDKEMKKRRRSLSLPLAEQCATIRTTIDKNFESLCERQPIGKKFFRQFLTATPEYINAAEYLDELNDWDLAEGADKDKQRANMMKKFCKADSNNFLTYLTGEVADKCKAVTDNDFDEVMNVKVKEATREFLKDKPFTDYQTSPFFDKFLQWKEYEKQPISDKTFYEFRTLGKGGFGEVCAVQVKNTGQMYACKKLCKKRLKKKHGEKMALLEKQILEKVNSLFLVNLAYAYDTKTHLCLVMTLMNGGDLRYHIYYVSEKTKGIEMPRIIYYTAQICTGILHLHEMDIIYRDMKPENVLLDSFGQCRLSDLGLAVELPAGKTISQKAGTGAYMAPEILNEVPYRTSVDWWALGCSIYEMVAAYTPFKGPESGKQKVEKEEVQRRICKEEPPWEHKNFDAPTKAIIQEFLKKNIDERLGCKGGGEDPRKHEWFKSINFPRLEAGLIDPPWVPKPNVVYAKDTGDIAEFSEIKGIVFDANDEKFFKEIGTGAVAIPWQQEMIDTNLFDELNDPNRKECAGGDDGEGKSGTCTLL